The nucleotide sequence ATTCAATTTTATTTGAACCGACCTGATGAATTCATAGCTAAATAAACGACGTCATGTATATTTATAGGCTATTTCTTTATATAACACATACAGTTGGTCAAAGCAgtttttacagtgttaaacaggagaAAAGTATGCCTACAAtcaaattaaagactttttaaattaaaGCCTATGTGACCATTTTAAGTTATTCTCATGACACGTGTTAACAAAAATATGCCATTTCAGTAACAGGTCCAaactgtacaataataataaaaacattatataaggCCAACAATGCACAAATTAAGGAAAACCAGTTCCACATATTTCATGCGACAATACGTgatctctttattttattttattttatttttaacgaCAGCCTCTGAAGCTTTTCATTACTACGCCCGGAGGCTGGAGGGTGAACCGCTGGACATGGATTGTGTCGCAGAAGCCAGTGAACCTCTGAGGCGAAGGATCGCTCCTTCAGAAAGTGTGCTCAACTACTCTGAAGATGAAGAAATCGTGAGAGCAGAGACTGAGGGACGAATCAATATCCCCGGACAGCTGAATTTACGCACAGTTACTCTGACTCTTTCACATTTAAGAGCCACAGACACGGGGCTTTATGTCTGCGATTTCTCAGGAGATCCATCAAATCCGCTCTCGGGGAACACAACTCTCTTTGTGCTGGTGAAAGCCGCAGGTTGGTCAATGCGTTGATACAGTAGGGTATACAGAGATAACAGTAAAGTAAATGCAGTGTTACAATATATACACCTTCTAGATCTTGCACGATTTTTAATTATGTCTGATTCACCACACTTCAGGTGCGTAGATTACGCGGGAAtgatttagaatgatttctgaagaatgtgacactgaagactggagtaaaaatgctgaaaatacagcttgatcacacaaataaattacattttaaaatatattcaaataggggaaaaatattttatatatataaatatttcacaacattaggCTACTGTTtttctgtactttggatcaaataaatgcaggcttggtgagcagaagagacttcttatatataatttctgtccccctcacttctgaaaagattgCTACGCCCCTGCCACACTTTGAATAACTCTGACTGTGAGGCGGAGGCAGAATAGATGGTGTAGTACATAGCCTACACCGTCAGTGAAATTATCGATATCACGCTGACACCATCGGGTGAAACAACATtcaaaggagtagttcacccaaaaatgaaaacggtcatcatttactcgccctcatgtcattccgaatctgtgggaGTTTCCTTCTCACGTTGAACacaacaaaagatattttgaagacccaaacagttgttggtccccattgactaaataaataaaataaactactaTTGGAGGTCAATGGGTATTACCTGCattttcaaaataccttcttttataTTCAACGTAAGGAAGAatctcacacaggtttggaacaacatgagaatgagtaaatgatgacaacatttccattttggggtgaacgatccctttaaacTAACTCAAGCCCAACAACCACATTACTGTTGGCTTCTGGAAGTCTGCTTATAGTCCTGAATTCAAATTCAGCTACACTCTTTTTGAACTAAATCATGACACTATTATCTTTTTAGAGCTGCCTTGTTATGACCCCTTATATATTTTTGGCAGTAGCAATGGAATAAGCCCACATCTGACCTGATGTTCTGTTGTTTCAGGTGAGTTGTGCTCCTGTAGGAGGTATTCTCTGCTCATCTATTCCATCACCGTAGGAGTGAGTCTGCTCCTACTCTCGGCCATCGCTCTCTTTGTGACATATTATGTAAGGTTCCCCAACAACACAGCTGAATACTTCATTTAACATACAAGCAATGCGGTGTCATTCCTAATGTGAAAATACTCATCCGCAGAAAAAGCCATATGCTGAGCCAGAGAGTCACACCACAGCTCCAATTTATGAAGACATGTCAAGTGTGAAAGGGAAAAGAAGCAGAGCAAACAGTCACTGGATCTGTCCACCAGCCCCAGAAACATCAGCCATGCTGGTGGACCTCTACAGATCCCCCAAACGGACAAATGTGGAACATCATCAGGAAAAAGAACCGTAAAAATCAGCTTAACTGTGAAATATgttactgaaatatatacatttccagGGACATGCTAAAATCTATAACATATATGTTACCATTTAACCTTCCTTTTACCTTTTTGGATAAAtggcaaatatattttaaaaataaatgttctgttGCCTCAGTTAATAAATGccataataactaaaataattgctataattataacaataaatagaTGTTGTTCTTccttaaaactgcattttccaatCTTTCTTTAACCCTTTTGTTTTAGAAGAATAATTTTAGATAAAGCAGGGTGAATACAAGCTTATCATTTGTCATGggcattttcttaatatttttttttcatgtgatccAAATTGCTGCATATCATCTATAGCCCATAACACTGCAGGTTACTGATATCTACTACTAAGAAATGACCAAACCAAATTCATTACAGCCAAGaacaaaaatgcaatttattaattGTCTGAAAGAAGCTCCAtagttcaaaacatttttttttcggTGCATGTCAACAATCACATTCTAtgaggagagaaaaagagagagaaaaccaaAACATTAAAAGCCACTGACTTCTTAAAATCTCAGTACAGACATATTCcttaacatttaaaatcaaaagacGAAAGTATCAACCCAGTATCTCCATCCACACTCATCCCAGTAACACAcactcagtctcacacacacacacacacgcagaacaCAGACAACCTTGAAAGTCATGGGCTACAAAAAAACCCCACAGTGCTTCAGAATGAGACGTTCATTGGTTTAGGAATACACAGCCTGGCGATGTACTATATGTaagaaacatgaaacataaaaaatgggACATAAAATGGGGTTGGTGGGGGAGGGAGACAAGAGCAAATGAGCGAGTAcaataaaagacagaaagaacCCCTCTAATCCCAATGAGAGATGAGTCACAGGGGCTTTAAGAAGCCCACCCCCTTGTGCATAGATCATGATCCGTATAAACCAgacttttttctctttaaaattgATCAATTTGATATAGAACCCCtgtccacccccaccccccaactCCTCTTTTCAATTTCTCATTATGTAATACCCGCCACAAGAGACAAAATGACAAAGAGGAAAGAAATAGTAATGCACAATGGTCCTGATTTCAACAGGAAGGGACCTCATGttaagaaaatacaataaagatTCAAACATACAGCATCTGTATGTTCTTTCACCGTCTTTTGAACAATCAAAATCATTgatcattttgtttaaaatgtaaagcaaTTTCAGTatatagattcatatatataaagCACTCCATTTTTTAAGTTCATTAAGAGTTCATTATTTGGTAAATATGTAACTGCTACGGATTTAGAAACAAAGGTATTTTCTTCTTCTGAAATCCATAACCCTTCAgtgcttatgtttttttttttcttccgttATCGTCTTTCTCTAAGAACGAACATTAAATGGCGTGGAGTTGGTACTCTGGAACCCTTGCCTTCCTGAGACATGATCCACTTTTTGTGTGTGCAAGATAGTGAACATTTAtgtcttcttttctcttttttttttcaacaaaggaaatgttttttttttttttttttttttgcttcgaAAAGAAAAATACAGGCTTTGATAATCTATGaaagtaaacataaataaaaaataaaacaaaaacatgacaacaCTGATCAATCCCAGAGTTCTGCAAGTAGCACAATAATCTTCATTCCGTAAAGTGTTTTTGTTATTCATTCGATGGAAGAATATGTCCTTTAGGATTTTTCTCTTCTCATGACAATCCCATCGCAAAATTTCTTTTCCTTGAACTTCAGAAAAACATGAAATGTGTGTAAACTGTTGGTGGCCTTGCACAAAGAAGATAGTGAACAAAAACTAGAACAggtatgaacataaaaaaaacaaacccaaaagGTAGGCACCTCTGAAATGAGTCTTGTAAGAAACTCTTCTCCAGATGTCTATCCGGCTCAACGTGGTGTAACGTGGGGAGTTACAAGTCCCTCTACATCGATCTATGGCCACAGTTCTTCTTCTTCGAGAAAAAAATCCCCACAtcttatatatacttttttttctttcattgtattttgcatttttttttttttttttttataatctgaaaaaCATAATGGTGCAATACTCAACATAATCCATTTCTTTATCATGGATTATTCCACAATAAAAGCCACTATAAGGTAGATAATCGtattatagattaaaaaaaaaaaaaacacacacacacttgttattTTTCTCAATAAGTCCTTgagtaaacattaacacatgaATTGTCACCTTGTCCCCTTAGTACTTTAATATCATGTTGTACGATTAGCTGAATGAGGGGAAGCAGACACTCAGTGCAACTCTAATAACAAAGCTAATAACAAATACCGTAACAATACACATACGAATATATTTTgactagccaaaaaaaaaaaaaaaaaactaagatgcTTAAAATTAAACAAAGGCGCAAACAAACCCACAGTAATCACTAGCATACACTGGTTTGAACCCACTCACACAGGCAAATGAACGCATTCATCCGTCATACAGTACACGCAATCTTGTGCAAACACTCACAACCGATGtcactttgcatttttttttttttaactacttttttttttttcgttcagtTTGAACTGATGTTATCAAAAAGCTTGGAAGTGTATGaatgacaaaattacaaaaaaataaaaataaaaaaaataattcacattacATTATTGGCGCTTATTATGATTCaagtatttgtgtttttttaatttgtataattttgatatgtttatgcTTTTCATCATCTAGGTTAATTTATGGAGAGACGGAAACAGGGGGTTACTCGGGCCTGAAAACCAAAGTAAaggtaaataaacaaaaaaaagagaaccAGTTATATACATACACAGGATTTCAGATGTACATGTATATAAACCAGCATGTGCATATATTCTAGCCAGGACCCTAAGAATGAGGATTTGTGTTTCTTAGAGCTCATCTCCACCCAGGCCCTGTGATTTTTATCTAAACATAGTTGCATCTGAGCCGTGGAGCTAGAGTACATTAGTCCTATCAATAAGACCCAGTTTAAGCCCACAGTGGAGGACACAGTGGGCACTCGTTGGCTAGCTAGCTTGTCTGCCAGGCAATCCTCtggattttaaacacattttggaCGTTTGTTTTTCGTGGTCTTGAAAACAGCTTAGAGAAAggcagttaaaaatatatatatatattcaaaaacagGCAATAGTGATTGTTTGCTAGTGTCACTCGagtgtggggggaaaaaaagggtGAAATAATTCTTCCAGAAAAGTATTTTCCCCTTTTAAGACTTGGTATCAGCTGGCATGTGCCCCAGGCCTCCTGATACAATAGGTCCACATGGACCTGGacctgtttaaaataaaataaaataaaaaaataatctgcaCCGTTCCCCTAATATCGGGTCAGGACAGAATTTAATACCATCAATACAGCAACCCCAGAGTCATCTGTCCGCCACTTCAGGGCGTCAAAGGCTTGCAGAGAGAAGCA is from Carassius auratus strain Wakin chromosome 28, ASM336829v1, whole genome shotgun sequence and encodes:
- the LOC113047253 gene encoding uncharacterized protein LOC113047253 isoform X1; translated protein: MWPCLGYLKISAMRACLFLWVLLEQTLASEAFHYYARRLEGEPLDMDCVAEASEPLRRRIAPSESVLNYSEDEEIVRAETEGRINIPGQLNLRTVTLTLSHLRATDTGLYVCDFSGDPSNPLSGNTTLFVLVKAAGELCSCRRYSLLIYSITVGVSLLLLSAIALFVTYYKKPYAEPESHTTAPIYEDMSSVKGKRSRANSHWICPPAPETSAMLVDLYRSPKRTNVEHHQEKEP
- the LOC113047253 gene encoding uncharacterized protein LOC113047253 isoform X2, which encodes MDCVAEASEPLRRRIAPSESVLNYSEDEEIVRAETEGRINIPGQLNLRTVTLTLSHLRATDTGLYVCDFSGDPSNPLSGNTTLFVLVKAAGELCSCRRYSLLIYSITVGVSLLLLSAIALFVTYYKKPYAEPESHTTAPIYEDMSSVKGKRSRANSHWICPPAPETSAMLVDLYRSPKRTNVEHHQEKEP